Sequence from the Haladaptatus cibarius D43 genome:
TCCAATACGTCGCTATACTCCTCCTGTTCGAGAGCTTCGACCTCGTCTTCGAGATCTTCGATTTTATCTGTGAGGCCTCCTCGGGTTTCTCGAAGGTCTTTGATTCGATTTTTTCGTTCTCTGTATGAAGTAGATAGGAAGTTACGAATCACAGACGAGTAAGTTAAGATTGGTTACTCAGAGACAGATGCCGCCTCGGGTCGTTGGTTGGTGAACACACTGACAACAACAATTATTACTACTGCAATCGGTGCTGAAACGATAACAGCGTTCAATTCAAATGGTTGTCCAAGAACGGTGTCCCAAAGGATTGTAATGACAAACCCCACGATCATACCAGATACCCCGCCTATCTTCGTCAGCCGATCTCGTATAAGAAAGATTGCAAATAATGCTGGTGTAATCGTTGCACCATACGCTGTATAGGCGAGAATTTGAATGGAAAGGATTGTCGGGAAATATTGGCCGAGTATAAACGCAAAAAGACCAAGCACTACGATGATAACGCGAGTAAGCCAAAACACTCGCTTGTCTGATGCCTCCGGATTGATAAATCCTCGATAGAGATCTTGAGATATGTTTGTACTCGCGGAGAGCAGATAGGAGTTTCCAGTTGTAATGATAAATGCAGATGCAGCAGCCAAAAGAATCCCGCCAACCCACCGCGGAATCACGGTCGTCATCGAGATCATTGCCATTCCTGGATCAATATTTGGAAACCGTACTCGAGCAGCAAACGCGATTATTGGGATTATGATACCACCAGCAGCAACGCCGATAAACCAGCCAACCATTCCTCGATTCGTTCCCTTATCCGTACGCCCGGCGACGATCCGCTGATACATATTCTGATCAGCAAGAATTAACAGAAGCACCGGCGCCCAATAGCCGAGAAATTGTATTCCAGTCAACGTTCCAAACGGCTGCAGTGCCGATTGTGGAACTTGAGTTGTTACCGAATTCCATCCACCAACACTCGAAAGGATGAAGGGCAAACCAATGAGGAGGCCAATTAACATTAAGAATGCACTGATAGCGTCCGTGTATGCAACAGACATCAATCCACCAAGCATTGCGAGTCCGATGATCATAACGGCAGCAATGAGCGTCCCAGTCTCGACGGAAATTCCGGTGGTGACGTTTAGTACAAAGCCGAGTCCGATGAACTGGTACGAGACGATACCCACGTACGCGACTGCAATAACGACTAATCCGATAGCTTTGGCTTCTTTGCCGATTCCCTCCTCCAATATCTCCGGGATTGTGTATTTGTTATAACCTCGAATCCACGGTGCTAACATTCGGAGAGCCCCGACGCCGATGAGCGCAGCGGTTCCAAGCAAGAATGCCGGCCAAATCCCAAACTGATATGCGACCGAATTCCCGCCACCTGTGA
This genomic interval carries:
- a CDS encoding sodium:solute symporter family protein, yielding MAVQSDIVLLYPVAGYLIVMIGIGIWAYNKAETAEDFLLAGRSLGSVIVAGTLLATWMGSGSITGGGNSVAYQFGIWPAFLLGTAALIGVGALRMLAPWIRGYNKYTIPEILEEGIGKEAKAIGLVVIAVAYVGIVSYQFIGLGFVLNVTTGISVETGTLIAAVMIIGLAMLGGLMSVAYTDAISAFLMLIGLLIGLPFILSSVGGWNSVTTQVPQSALQPFGTLTGIQFLGYWAPVLLLILADQNMYQRIVAGRTDKGTNRGMVGWFIGVAAGGIIIPIIAFAARVRFPNIDPGMAMISMTTVIPRWVGGILLAAASAFIITTGNSYLLSASTNISQDLYRGFINPEASDKRVFWLTRVIIVVLGLFAFILGQYFPTILSIQILAYTAYGATITPALFAIFLIRDRLTKIGGVSGMIVGFVITILWDTVLGQPFELNAVIVSAPIAVVIIVVVSVFTNQRPEAASVSE